ATAGTCACAATAGAAGGGAATAAGAATTATATTTATGTAAATTTGGCTTCACCTTTTTTTATGGAAGACGACACAATTAAATATATTGATTTTGATCTTGATATAAAAGTATATCATGGTAAAGAAATAAATATTATTGATAAAAATGAATTTTTTATGAATGCTAAAAAAATGGATTATTCAAAAAAACTTACTAAATTAATATTTGAAGAATTAAAAAAAATTGTTGACCTTTATTATTCTTCAGAATTTATTTTTGATAATAAATTTTTAAGCAAATATATAAAAAAAATTAAAATTATCAATAGTAAAAAAAGTTTTTAAAACAAGATACCGATTTTTTTGCATTAATCAAAAAATATAAAAACAAAAAAATATTAAGTTATTTTTATACAATTTTAGTCATAAATATTAATAATATTTTATTTAGACACTTTCTAACAATAATGTATTTTGTTTTTGAATTAAAGTTTTATTTTTATGAAAAAATAATGCTTTTTATTTTATAATTTAAAATTATGGAAATAGTAAAAAATAACATAGCTGAATTATTATTTAAAAACAATATTCAATATATCATTCCTGTTTATCAAAGAAATTATGATTGACAAAAAGAACACTGTGAAGAATTATTTGACGATGTCTTTGAAACTGAAGAAAAAAATAAACAACATTTTTTAGGTTCGATTGTTTTGGTTGAAGATGAAAAAATAAATAACTTAAGAGTCTTTTCTATTGTAGATGGTCAACAAAGATTAACCACGATTTATCTGTTGTTAAAAGCTCTATATGATACATTGGATAATGGTAATGACTTTGAATCTAAGAATCAAATGCAACAAATTGAAGAATTGCTTTTTAACTTTTCAACTTTTGATGAAATTCATTTGCAAAATAAATTGAAATTAAAACCTATTTCTAGCGATAATAAGCAATTAATTTATTTAATGACTAACAAATTATCAGAAAGAGATTTAGATTCAAATATTTGAAAAAATTACAATCATTTTATGTATTTATTCAAAAAAAAGTTAGAATTTTATTCATATTCTGAATTAGCAACAATTATTTTTAATTCTATTAAAAAACTTACTATTGTTTTTATTATGCTAGATAATAAAAATGATGACCCACAAGAAATTTTTGAAAGAATTAATTCTACAGGTAAAGAATTAATGTTGTCAGATTTAATTAGGAATTCATTATTACTTGGTGCTGACGAGGCAAATGAAAAAGCATATAATGATTATTGAGTACCAATGGAAGAATTATTAAAAAAAGATGAATTATTTGATGAATATATAAAATCTTTTTTGTATTTTGCCGGAACACTAAAACATGAAGAAAAAAGAAAGGGAAAAAATAAAAAAAATTGATATAAAATTTTTAAAAGATATTTGGAAAATAAAACAAAATTAGATGTTTTGCAAGATTTGTATAAGTTTTCACAATATTTTTATGCAATAAAAAAAAGGCATGATATTTTTTCACCAGTAGTTAATAATTTACTTAATAAAATTAATGTTTTTGCCCCAGATGATTCTTATCCATTATTTTATTGAATATTAGATGATTATAAAAATAAAATAATAGATGAAAAAGTATTGGTAAATACATTAAAATTTTTCATTAATTATTTCGTTAGACAATCTATTGCAAAAGTCAATGCAACTTATAATGAAATATTTATACAATTTCATGAAAAAGCATTTAAAAATAAAATAAAAAATAATGAAAATTATTTATTATCTTTAATGGAATTTGTTAAAACGCTTCATTCATATCCTACATATAAAATGCCAACACCTCAAGATGTACATAATGCGCTCATAGATAAACAATTATTAGGTTTAAAAAATAAAGATTATTTAGGTTATACAATTTTAAATATAGCAGAAAAAGGTTTTGCAAACTGAGCAGAAGACAGCACTCGTCTAAGCATCAAAAATAAAGCATACAAAAAATTAATATATCCTATTTTAGCTACTAATTGAAAAGATGCATTGGGTTTAGAATATACATATTTAAATGAAAATTACTTTGGTTTAATTGGTAATTGAGCAATGCTTCGATCACAACCAACTAAAAATGAAAAAAATGATTCCATATCAAATTTATTAAAAGATAAAATATTGCTTCTTGACAATTTTGAATATTCAAAAACTAATAGTACTATTTTGAATGCTATAAATTGAAAAGAATCAGAAATAAAAGAAAGAACTGAATTGTTAGCTGATTTTTTTAAATTAGAAATTAAACATGATTTTGATGAATTAGTTAATTTAATTCCAAAAATTCAAAATATAAATGATAATGAATTTAAAATTATTGATAATACAATGTATACTACTTTATCAGTTGACAATATATATGATACAAATGATAAGATTCCAATTCAATACTCTTTGTTTGGTGAAGAAAAACAAATTAATCATTGAATGGAGATTTTAACTAATATTATTAAAAAATTGTATGAATTTGTAAATCAAGCTATTTTTAGTTTTGGATTGCCTTTCATTTCAAATGAAAGAGGGTTAGAAAATGATGGCAGAGTTATTGGTGATGTTTATATTAATACACAAATTTCCACAAACGAAATTTTGGATAATATAAAAATTTTAATTCAAAAAGTTCCAATATTTACAAATGGTAATTTAATTATAACTTTCAAATTAAATAATAAATAATATAAGGTATAACTTTAAACATTAATATTTGTTTTAAAACAAAAACTAATTACAAAATTAACAAATCATATCTTTGCAAAAATAGTTTATTACATTAAATAATTTAAAAAAATTTTATTATATTTTTTTCAAAACGCTTTTAATTATAATTTTTTTAAATTTTGTTTATTTTTCAACTAATTGTTAAAACACAAATACTCACTTTACATAAAATTTTTTAATTTAACAATTTTTATATATTTTTTGGTTTATTTAAATAAAAACATTTAATTTATTTTTTAAATTTATATTAAATCTTAAAAAAACAAAACACAGCATTTAACAGCATTTAATATTAGTGTTTTGTTTTTTTTGTTAAAAATAATCTATTTACTTAATTTCATTTTGTTTAAATATAGCTAATATTTTAATTTTTTTAATTTGTTATGTTTCATTTTTTTATATTGATTTATTACATTTAATATTTTTATTATTTAAAACAACATATTTGAAAAACTAATAAAATAAAAAAAATAAAAATTTTGTAAAAAAACTCATAATTCATGTTATAATATTATTGCATCTAAAAATAAATGCAATTTTAAATAATTATTTAGCTATTTAATTAAACATTATATATAAGAATTTATATATTAAATTCAAAAAAAAAAAAAAAGAGGTAAAAAAATGTCCAAACAAAATATCGAAATCAATTATATTGATTCAATCAAAGAAAAATTATGAAAATCATGTGATGAAATGAGAGGGAATGTTCCTTCTGAACAATATATGCACATTATTATTGCTATTATATTTTTAAAAGCAATGTCTGATAAATATGAAAAAGCAGGAGAACAAATTAGAAAAAAATATTTGAATGATGGCGAAAGAAAATGATTATTAGCAAAAAAAGATTTAAATTTACTTAAAAGGTATGATGTTCAATTTATTGTGCCAGAAAGTGCCAGCTGATCAAATATTCAAAAATATATAAGTAAAGAAGAAATTGGAATAAAAATCGATGAGGCTTTATTAGCACTAGAAGAACAAAACAATTCATTAAAAGGTTTATTTGAAAAAAATTTTAGTCGTGAAGATTTAGACAAACAAAGATTAAGTAAAGTAATTAAACAGTTTTCTGACATTAATTTTTCTGAACTTAAAGAAGATTTTATAGGTAGACTATATGAATATTTTTTAGGAAACTTTTTTAGAAAACAAGGTCAAAATGGTGGAGAATTTTACACACCACAATCCATTGTGGAACTTATGGTTGCTCTTTTAGCTCCAGACAGCGATAGTAAAATTTATGATCCAGCTTGTGGAACAGGTGGAATGTTTGTTCAAGCTAAAAAATATTTAGAAAAACATAAAAAAGATATAACTCAAATGAGAGTATATGGTCAAGAATTTTCATCTACAACATGAAAATTAGCAAAAATTAACTTAATTTTAAATGGTTTTGATCCTGATGATACACATCTTGGTTCAAAAGCAGAAAGCACTTTCAAAGAAGACTTAAGTGGTTTTGAACAATTTGATATTGTATTAGCAAATCCACCATTTAATCTTAAAATATGAGAAAATGAAAATGCTTCAGATGATCCAAGATACAAATGAGGACTACCACCTACAAAAAATGCTAATTATGCTTGATTATCCCATATTTTATATAAATTAAATGAAAATGGTAGAGCAGCTGTTATTCTTGCTAATGGTGCACTTTCTTCTTCACAAAAAGAAGAGCTAAGCATTAGAAAAAAAATGCTTGAAGAAAATAAAATAGAAGCAATAATTTCTTTACCAGATAAATTATTTTACACAACTGGCATTCCTGCCACAATCTGAATTTTTAATAATAACAAATTGAATGACGATGTTATTTTTATTAATGCTGAAAATTTAGGAGAATTAGCTACTAAAAAACTTAGAGTGTTTAACACAGAAAATATTAATGAAATAGTTTCTGCTTATAATGATGCTAAGTTAAATAAAGATTTTAGTATCAAAGGTTTTGCAAAAAGAGTTTCATTAAATGAAATTAAAGAAAATGATTATTCACTTGTACCTGGAAGATACATTGATTTACTAGAAGAAGAAGTGGATAAAGAACAACTAAAAGCAGAGATTCTAGAAATTCAAAATGAACTCAAAATTTTATTTAAAGAATTCACTGATTTAATTCCTGATGTTGAAAAATCTATTGAACAAGCTATTAAATTTGCTGATGAGCAAGAAAAAGAAAAATAGAATCAATTCATTATTATTTATTTAATTAGCAACAGTCTTTCCATAAAACAAAAGCAAAAAAATATTTTATAACTACAAAAATTAAAATCAATAAGGAAAAGTAATATGAAACAAATTCAAAATACTAATATTTTCAAATTAGAAGAAATAGCTAAATTTTATCTTGGTAAAATTTTAAAAAAACCAACAGAAAGCAAAGGCGAATACCCTCTAATTTCATCTACTTCCAAAAATGATGGGATTATTGGAAAAGTTGAGACATTTAATTTTCAAAATTGTATTACATTGCCAAGATTAGGGATTGAAGATAATATTTTTATAACATTAAGGAAATATAAATTTAGTGCTACATCACACTTAATTATTG
The genomic region above belongs to Mesomycoplasma neurolyticum and contains:
- a CDS encoding DUF262 domain-containing protein, with product MEIVKNNIAELLFKNNIQYIIPVYQRNYDWQKEHCEELFDDVFETEEKNKQHFLGSIVLVEDEKINNLRVFSIVDGQQRLTTIYLLLKALYDTLDNGNDFESKNQMQQIEELLFNFSTFDEIHLQNKLKLKPISSDNKQLIYLMTNKLSERDLDSNIWKNYNHFMYLFKKKLEFYSYSELATIIFNSIKKLTIVFIMLDNKNDDPQEIFERINSTGKELMLSDLIRNSLLLGADEANEKAYNDYWVPMEELLKKDELFDEYIKSFLYFAGTLKHEEKRKGKNKKNWYKIFKRYLENKTKLDVLQDLYKFSQYFYAIKKRHDIFSPVVNNLLNKINVFAPDDSYPLFYWILDDYKNKIIDEKVLVNTLKFFINYFVRQSIAKVNATYNEIFIQFHEKAFKNKIKNNENYLLSLMEFVKTLHSYPTYKMPTPQDVHNALIDKQLLGLKNKDYLGYTILNIAEKGFANWAEDSTRLSIKNKAYKKLIYPILATNWKDALGLEYTYLNENYFGLIGNWAMLRSQPTKNEKNDSISNLLKDKILLLDNFEYSKTNSTILNAINWKESEIKERTELLADFFKLEIKHDFDELVNLIPKIQNINDNEFKIIDNTMYTTLSVDNIYDTNDKIPIQYSLFGEEKQINHWMEILTNIIKKLYEFVNQAIFSFGLPFISNERGLENDGRVIGDVYINTQISTNEILDNIKILIQKVPIFTNGNLIITFKLNNK
- a CDS encoding type I restriction-modification system subunit M; the protein is MSKQNIEINYIDSIKEKLWKSCDEMRGNVPSEQYMHIIIAIIFLKAMSDKYEKAGEQIRKKYLNDGERKWLLAKKDLNLLKRYDVQFIVPESASWSNIQKYISKEEIGIKIDEALLALEEQNNSLKGLFEKNFSREDLDKQRLSKVIKQFSDINFSELKEDFIGRLYEYFLGNFFRKQGQNGGEFYTPQSIVELMVALLAPDSDSKIYDPACGTGGMFVQAKKYLEKHKKDITQMRVYGQEFSSTTWKLAKINLILNGFDPDDTHLGSKAESTFKEDLSGFEQFDIVLANPPFNLKIWENENASDDPRYKWGLPPTKNANYAWLSHILYKLNENGRAAVILANGALSSSQKEELSIRKKMLEENKIEAIISLPDKLFYTTGIPATIWIFNNNKLNDDVIFINAENLGELATKKLRVFNTENINEIVSAYNDAKLNKDFSIKGFAKRVSLNEIKENDYSLVPGRYIDLLEEEVDKEQLKAEILEIQNELKILFKEFTDLIPDVEKSIEQAIKFADEQEKEK
- a CDS encoding DUF402 domain-containing protein, coding for METHKLEKYFNVQAYKYNGKLYRQWNGVRIIDDKKNYLVAYMNKKTRVQEKKTHRWNIKSNTLWFFHKYNFFNAIVTIEGNKNYIYVNLASPFFMEDDTIKYIDFDLDIKVYHGKEINIIDKNEFFMNAKKMDYSKKLTKLIFEELKKIVDLYYSSEFIFDNKFLSKYIKKIKIINSKKSF